Proteins from a genomic interval of Qipengyuania sp. JC766:
- a CDS encoding beta-ketoacyl-ACP synthase III, protein MHPVISATGLFTPEDSISNEELVDSFNRYVEAFNRDNAAAIAAGDVEELSKSSVEFIEKASGIKSRYVIAKEPVLDIEHMAPRWRERSNDELSIMAEIGVKACRDALERAGREAKDVDAVLCAASNMQRPYPAMAVEIQQELGIEGFGFDLNVACSSATFGIQTAADYIRAGNAKSVLVVSPEITSGHLNWRDRDSHFIFGDVATAVLVEDRSIAPSGHWDILGTKLKTVFSNNIRNNFGFLNRAHPETAGNPDKLFVQEGRKVFKEVVPMVAGMIVEEAERLSIDPQSLRRLWLHQANSGMNRLIAQRVLGHEASDDESPTVLDTYGNTSSAGSIIAFHLNSEDLGDGDTGLICSFGAGYSAGAVFVRKSA, encoded by the coding sequence ATGCACCCCGTCATTTCCGCGACCGGCCTGTTCACCCCGGAAGACAGTATAAGCAACGAAGAGCTGGTCGACAGTTTCAACCGCTATGTCGAGGCGTTCAATCGCGACAATGCGGCGGCGATCGCGGCAGGTGACGTGGAAGAGCTCAGCAAGAGCTCGGTCGAATTCATCGAGAAGGCGAGCGGGATCAAGTCGCGCTACGTCATCGCGAAGGAACCGGTGCTCGATATCGAGCACATGGCGCCCCGCTGGCGCGAACGGTCCAACGACGAATTGTCCATCATGGCCGAGATCGGCGTGAAGGCCTGTCGCGATGCGCTCGAAAGAGCAGGGCGCGAGGCGAAGGATGTCGACGCGGTTCTGTGCGCGGCATCCAACATGCAGCGACCCTATCCGGCGATGGCGGTGGAAATCCAGCAGGAGCTGGGCATCGAGGGCTTCGGTTTCGACCTCAACGTCGCCTGTTCCTCGGCCACGTTCGGCATCCAGACAGCGGCCGACTACATCCGCGCAGGCAATGCGAAGAGCGTTCTCGTGGTCAGCCCTGAAATCACCAGCGGCCATCTCAACTGGCGCGACCGGGACAGCCATTTCATCTTCGGCGATGTCGCCACCGCGGTGCTCGTCGAAGACCGTTCGATCGCGCCGTCCGGTCATTGGGATATTCTCGGCACCAAACTGAAGACGGTTTTCTCCAACAATATCCGCAACAACTTCGGCTTCCTGAACCGCGCTCACCCGGAAACTGCCGGCAATCCCGACAAGCTGTTCGTCCAGGAAGGCCGCAAGGTCTTCAAGGAAGTCGTTCCGATGGTGGCGGGCATGATCGTCGAAGAGGCGGAGCGCCTCTCGATCGATCCGCAGTCGCTGCGCCGTCTTTGGCTGCACCAGGCCAATTCCGGCATGAACCGGCTTATCGCGCAGCGCGTGCTTGGCCACGAGGCCAGCGACGACGAAAGTCCGACTGTTCTCGATACTTATGGCAACACATCCAGTGCGGGATCCATCATCGCGTTTCACCTGAACAGCGAGGATCTGGGCGACGGCGATACGGGACTGATCTGCAGTTTCGGGGCGGGTTATTCTGCCGGTGCCGTCTTCGTGCGCAAGTCCGCCTGA
- the rlmB gene encoding 23S rRNA (guanosine(2251)-2'-O)-methyltransferase RlmB, whose protein sequence is MTKSERKRALRGRAGRMKGGRGSGRASTGNVRLWGRHAVEAALLNPDRVHRKLWATREGVESLDGELPQDFPIEYADTPDLDRLVARDAPHQGLVLECATLEDRLLDEVLDEADGRPLVFLDQVTDPHNVGAIMRSAAAFDAAAIVTQDRHAPPESGTVAKSASGALESVPWVRVVNLARALEDAARAGYWRIGLAGEAEAVLAEAMPAGPVALVLGAEGPGMRANISGHCDALARLPITDRIESLNVSNAAAIALYAIASRSGA, encoded by the coding sequence ATGACAAAGAGCGAACGCAAACGGGCCCTTCGCGGGCGCGCAGGACGAATGAAGGGCGGACGGGGCAGCGGCCGGGCCAGTACCGGCAATGTCCGGCTTTGGGGACGGCACGCCGTGGAGGCCGCCCTCCTCAATCCCGATCGCGTGCATCGCAAGCTCTGGGCGACGCGCGAGGGTGTCGAATCGCTCGACGGCGAATTGCCGCAGGATTTTCCCATCGAGTACGCGGACACACCTGACCTCGATCGCCTTGTCGCGCGCGATGCGCCGCACCAGGGGCTGGTTCTCGAATGCGCGACGCTGGAGGACCGCCTACTCGACGAAGTGCTGGACGAAGCCGACGGGCGACCGCTGGTCTTTCTCGACCAGGTGACGGACCCGCACAATGTGGGCGCCATCATGCGCTCCGCCGCGGCGTTCGATGCGGCAGCCATCGTCACGCAGGATCGCCATGCTCCGCCCGAATCGGGAACAGTCGCCAAGTCGGCTTCGGGCGCCCTCGAAAGCGTCCCTTGGGTCCGGGTCGTGAACCTGGCCCGCGCGCTGGAGGATGCCGCCCGTGCGGGATACTGGCGGATCGGGCTTGCAGGCGAGGCCGAGGCTGTCCTGGCCGAAGCCATGCCTGCGGGGCCGGTCGCGCTTGTGCTCGGCGCGGAAGGGCCCGGGATGCGGGCCAACATCTCCGGTCATTGCGACGCGCTGGCGCGCTTGCCGATCACCGACAGGATAGAGAGCCTAAACGTGTCCAACGCCGCGGCGATCGCGCTCTACGCCATCGCCAGCCGGTCCGGCGCATAG
- a CDS encoding HU family DNA-binding protein has product MNKNDLIGAVAESSGLSKNDASSAVEGVFDAISSALSKGDEVRLVGFGTFSVAQRKASTGRNPRTGEPMNIPASKQPKFKAGKGLKDAVN; this is encoded by the coding sequence ATGAACAAGAACGACCTGATCGGCGCGGTCGCTGAATCCAGCGGCCTTTCCAAGAACGATGCTTCGAGCGCGGTCGAAGGCGTATTCGATGCCATCAGCTCGGCACTCTCCAAGGGTGACGAAGTTCGACTGGTCGGTTTCGGGACTTTCTCGGTGGCTCAGCGCAAGGCCTCTACCGGTCGCAATCCGCGCACCGGCGAGCCGATGAACATTCCTGCCTCCAAGCAGCCGAAGTTCAAGGCGGGCAAGGGCCTCAAGGACGCGGTCAACTAA
- the lon gene encoding endopeptidase La — MNTFPLLPLRDIVVFPGMVAPLFVGREKSVAALEAAMENERDIVLLAQLDPACDDPGREDLYETGVVAQVVQMMRLPDGTMRVLIEGQERVRLNALSEADGMVNAEVEILEEQIASGSEVVAMMRSVAERFNDYLKLNKKLGDDAGDALGEIDDAGQLADAVAAGLNNKVSEKQGLLAELDPLKRLEMVLSMMEGELSVLQVEKKIRGRVKRQMEKTQREYYLNEQMKAIQNELGGGDGEDGNEVAELTEKIEKTKLSKEAREKANSELKKLKAMQPMSAEATVIRNYLDVLLGLPWGQKSKVKKDIGEAQEVLDADHYGLEKVKDRIVEYLAVQARTNKLKGPILCLVGPPGVGKTSLGKSIAKATGREFVRQSLGGVRDEAEIRGHRRTYIGSLPGKIVTNLKKAGKSNPLFLLDEIDKLGQDFRGDPASALLEVLDPEQNSKFQDHYLELDLDLSEIMFVTTANSLNLPQPLLDRMEIIRLEGYTEDEKVEIAKRHLLPKQVKDHGLQDGEFELTETGLRDLIRYYTREAGVRTLEREIAKLCRKSLRRILEKKAESVVITPDNLGEFSGVRRFKHGKSEEDAQIGAVTGLAWTEVGGELLTIESVSTPGKGEVKTTGKLGEVMNESVAAAFSFVKARAPAYGIKPSLIQRKNIHIHLPEGAVPKDGPSAGIGMVTSIVSTLSGIAVRPDVAMTGEVTLRGRVLPIGGLKEKLLAALRGGITTVLIPEENTKDLAEIPANVKEGLTIIPVSHVDEVLEQALVELPDPIEWTEADDLASQPTLPDGMTGPLTAH, encoded by the coding sequence ATGAACACATTCCCCTTGCTTCCCCTGCGCGACATCGTCGTCTTTCCAGGCATGGTCGCGCCGCTCTTTGTCGGGCGGGAGAAATCGGTCGCCGCGCTGGAAGCGGCGATGGAGAACGAGCGCGACATCGTGCTGCTGGCGCAGCTGGATCCGGCCTGCGACGATCCGGGGCGGGAAGACCTCTACGAAACGGGTGTGGTCGCTCAGGTGGTGCAGATGATGCGCCTGCCGGACGGGACGATGCGCGTGCTGATCGAAGGCCAGGAACGCGTGCGGCTCAACGCGCTCTCCGAAGCGGACGGCATGGTGAACGCCGAAGTCGAAATCCTGGAAGAGCAGATCGCGTCGGGCAGCGAAGTCGTCGCCATGATGCGTTCCGTCGCGGAGCGTTTCAACGACTACCTCAAGCTCAACAAGAAGCTGGGTGACGATGCCGGTGATGCGCTGGGCGAGATCGACGACGCCGGGCAGCTGGCGGACGCGGTGGCCGCCGGCCTGAACAACAAGGTTTCGGAGAAGCAGGGCCTTCTGGCCGAGCTCGATCCGCTCAAGCGACTGGAAATGGTGCTCTCCATGATGGAGGGCGAGCTTTCGGTGCTGCAGGTCGAGAAGAAGATCCGCGGCCGCGTGAAGCGGCAGATGGAGAAGACCCAGCGCGAATACTACCTCAACGAGCAGATGAAGGCGATCCAGAACGAACTGGGTGGCGGCGACGGCGAGGACGGCAACGAGGTCGCCGAACTGACCGAGAAGATCGAGAAGACCAAGCTTTCCAAGGAAGCGCGCGAGAAGGCCAACAGCGAGCTCAAGAAGCTGAAGGCCATGCAGCCGATGAGCGCGGAAGCGACCGTCATCCGCAACTATCTCGACGTGCTGCTGGGCCTGCCATGGGGCCAGAAGAGCAAGGTCAAGAAGGATATCGGCGAAGCGCAGGAGGTGCTCGACGCCGACCACTACGGGCTCGAAAAGGTCAAGGACCGGATCGTCGAATACCTCGCCGTGCAGGCGCGGACCAACAAGCTGAAGGGGCCGATCCTGTGCCTCGTCGGCCCTCCGGGCGTCGGGAAGACGAGCCTTGGCAAGTCGATCGCCAAGGCGACGGGCCGCGAATTCGTGCGCCAGTCGCTGGGCGGCGTACGCGACGAGGCCGAGATCCGCGGTCACCGGCGCACATACATCGGTTCGCTGCCGGGCAAGATCGTCACCAATCTCAAGAAGGCGGGCAAGTCCAACCCGCTGTTCCTGCTCGACGAGATCGACAAGCTCGGTCAGGATTTCCGGGGCGATCCGGCATCCGCCCTGCTGGAAGTGCTGGACCCCGAACAGAACAGCAAGTTCCAGGACCACTATCTGGAGCTCGACCTCGACCTGTCCGAGATCATGTTCGTGACGACCGCGAACAGCCTCAACCTCCCGCAGCCGCTGCTGGACCGGATGGAGATCATCCGGCTGGAAGGGTATACGGAGGACGAGAAGGTCGAGATCGCCAAGCGGCACCTGCTGCCCAAGCAGGTGAAGGATCACGGGCTGCAGGACGGCGAGTTCGAACTGACCGAAACCGGTCTGCGCGATCTCATCCGTTACTATACCCGCGAAGCCGGTGTGCGAACGCTGGAGCGGGAAATCGCCAAGCTGTGCCGCAAGAGCCTGCGCAGGATTCTGGAAAAGAAGGCCGAGAGCGTGGTCATCACGCCCGACAATCTGGGCGAATTCTCGGGCGTGCGGCGCTTCAAGCACGGCAAGAGCGAGGAAGATGCGCAGATCGGTGCGGTGACAGGTCTCGCCTGGACCGAAGTGGGCGGCGAACTCCTGACGATCGAGAGCGTCTCGACGCCGGGCAAGGGCGAGGTCAAGACGACCGGCAAGCTGGGCGAGGTGATGAACGAAAGCGTCGCGGCGGCCTTCAGCTTCGTGAAGGCCCGGGCACCCGCCTATGGCATCAAGCCCAGCCTGATCCAGCGCAAGAACATCCACATCCACCTGCCCGAGGGCGCGGTCCCGAAGGATGGACCGAGCGCGGGAATCGGCATGGTGACCTCGATCGTCTCGACACTGAGCGGCATCGCCGTCCGGCCCGACGTAGCCATGACCGGCGAGGTGACGCTGCGCGGACGGGTACTGCCGATCGGCGGGCTCAAGGAGAAGCTGCTGGCGGCATTGCGCGGCGGGATCACGACCGTGCTGATCCCGGAAGAGAACACGAAGGATCTCGCCGAAATCCCGGCCAACGTGAAGGAAGGCCTGACCATCATTCCCGTCTCGCATGTCGACGAGGTGCTGGAACAGGCTCTGGTCGAACTGCCGGACCCGATCGAGTGGACCGAGGCGGACGATCTTGCCAGCCAGCCGACACTGCCGGACGGAATGACGGGCCCGCTGACGGCGCACTGA
- a CDS encoding YbaB/EbfC family nucleoid-associated protein, with protein sequence MKSMEEMIAAAQKAAETIQTQMGDMQTKLDAIEVEGTSGGGLVTVRCTARGRIISVNIDESLMKPEEKQMVEDLVTAAFNDARDKADRKSEEEMKAIQGGMGLPPGFNLPGMG encoded by the coding sequence ATGAAATCGATGGAAGAAATGATCGCGGCCGCCCAGAAGGCCGCCGAAACCATCCAGACCCAGATGGGCGACATGCAGACCAAGCTCGACGCGATCGAGGTCGAAGGCACATCCGGCGGCGGGCTCGTCACCGTGCGCTGCACCGCGCGCGGCCGGATCATCTCGGTCAATATCGACGAAAGCCTGATGAAGCCGGAAGAAAAGCAGATGGTCGAAGACCTGGTCACCGCCGCCTTCAACGATGCGCGCGACAAGGCGGACCGCAAGTCGGAAGAGGAAATGAAGGCGATCCAGGGCGGCATGGGCCTGCCCCCGGGCTTCAACCTGCCCGGCATGGGCTGA
- a CDS encoding DNA polymerase III subunit gamma/tau produces MSDSDLPETEDEKPTAAELEAAGQDSMFGAEPALAEQDRALQSQSGDTAPAVPTPAPTPAADPAQPYRVLARKYRPQTFSQLIGQEPMVRTLANAIERDRLAHAFLMTGVRGVGKTSTARLIAKALNCIGPGGNGGPTIDPCGVCEPCRAIAEGRHIDVIEMDAASHTGVDDVREIIEAVRYAAVSARYKIYIIDEVHMLSRNAFNALLKTLEEPPAHVKFLFATTEVDKLPVTVLSRTQRFDLRRIPAELLESHFGWVCQQENVEAEPEALAMIASAAEGSVRDGLSILDQAIAHADMGDESKVTAQRVRDMLGLADRGAQRRLFAHLLEGEGKEMLASVDEQYALGVEPLSLMRGIMDICHRITLAQVGGHPPDAPSEDESAALGDWSQRLSPGQLHRLWQLLLKGYEEVRTAPDPLVAAQMALLRAMYAADLPDPGKLAKRLEQLEHAPPAATTGGEAGSSAPAPAPAASLDWRELVHRVDSAGHLQVAQIMRDWLRVVEVAPQKLVYALAPGYPGDPSGDLRDVLYKVTHERWEVVRQAEGGSPSLRELAEAEHEAAKAKMRSHPLVEATFAAFPDAELIEDEPPQAVAQI; encoded by the coding sequence ATGTCCGATTCCGACCTGCCAGAAACCGAAGACGAGAAACCCACCGCTGCCGAGCTGGAAGCGGCAGGGCAGGATTCGATGTTCGGCGCGGAACCTGCGCTCGCAGAACAGGATCGAGCGCTTCAATCGCAGTCCGGCGACACGGCGCCCGCGGTTCCTACGCCCGCTCCAACACCAGCTGCCGATCCCGCGCAGCCATACCGCGTGCTGGCGCGCAAGTACCGGCCGCAGACCTTCAGCCAGCTGATCGGGCAGGAGCCCATGGTCCGCACGCTCGCCAATGCGATCGAGCGGGACCGGCTGGCTCACGCCTTCCTGATGACCGGGGTGCGCGGGGTCGGCAAGACCTCCACCGCGCGCCTCATCGCCAAGGCGCTCAACTGCATCGGGCCGGGCGGAAACGGCGGGCCGACGATCGATCCGTGCGGGGTGTGCGAACCGTGCCGCGCCATCGCGGAAGGCCGCCATATCGACGTGATCGAGATGGACGCCGCCAGCCATACCGGTGTGGACGACGTGCGCGAAATCATCGAGGCGGTCCGCTACGCCGCGGTCAGCGCGCGCTACAAGATCTACATCATCGACGAAGTCCACATGCTGTCTCGCAATGCTTTCAATGCGTTGCTCAAGACACTTGAGGAGCCGCCGGCGCATGTGAAGTTCCTCTTCGCCACCACCGAGGTCGACAAGCTGCCGGTCACGGTGCTGAGCCGGACCCAGCGCTTCGATCTGCGCCGCATCCCCGCCGAATTGCTGGAAAGCCATTTCGGCTGGGTCTGCCAGCAGGAGAATGTCGAGGCCGAGCCGGAGGCGCTGGCCATGATCGCGTCCGCGGCCGAAGGGTCCGTGCGCGACGGGCTCTCCATCCTCGACCAGGCGATCGCCCATGCGGACATGGGGGACGAAAGCAAGGTCACCGCGCAGCGCGTGCGCGACATGCTCGGCCTGGCCGATCGCGGGGCACAGCGCCGGCTGTTCGCGCACCTCCTGGAAGGCGAGGGCAAGGAGATGCTCGCCAGCGTGGACGAGCAATATGCGCTCGGCGTGGAACCGCTGTCGCTGATGCGCGGCATCATGGATATCTGCCACCGCATTACTCTGGCGCAGGTCGGCGGCCATCCGCCCGACGCGCCGAGCGAGGACGAAAGCGCCGCTCTCGGCGACTGGTCGCAGCGCCTTTCTCCCGGACAGCTGCACCGGCTGTGGCAGCTGCTGCTGAAGGGTTACGAGGAAGTGCGCACCGCGCCCGATCCGCTGGTGGCCGCGCAGATGGCGCTGCTGCGGGCAATGTACGCGGCCGACCTGCCGGATCCCGGCAAGCTGGCGAAGCGGCTGGAGCAGCTGGAGCACGCCCCGCCAGCGGCCACGACCGGCGGAGAGGCGGGATCGTCCGCCCCGGCGCCTGCTCCCGCAGCGTCGCTCGACTGGCGCGAGCTCGTCCACCGGGTGGACAGCGCCGGCCATTTGCAGGTCGCGCAGATCATGCGCGACTGGCTGCGCGTCGTCGAAGTCGCGCCTCAGAAACTCGTTTATGCGCTCGCGCCCGGATATCCCGGCGATCCTTCAGGCGACCTTCGCGACGTTTTGTACAAGGTCACGCACGAGCGCTGGGAAGTGGTCCGGCAGGCCGAGGGCGGGTCGCCGAGCCTGCGCGAACTGGCCGAGGCGGAGCACGAGGCTGCCAAGGCGAAGATGCGCAGCCATCCGTTGGTCGAAGCGACCTTTGCCGCCTTCCCGGATGCGGAATTGATCGAAGACGAACCGCCGCAGGCGGTCGCACAAATCTGA
- a CDS encoding ETC complex I subunit produces MAARIYQRPKSAMQSGKARIDEWVLEFEQSEARRPDPLMGWTGSGDTQAQVTLTFPDKDAAKAYAEKHAIPARVHATPPRRLKLQAYADNFR; encoded by the coding sequence ATGGCGGCACGAATCTACCAGCGCCCGAAAAGCGCGATGCAGTCCGGCAAGGCCCGGATCGACGAGTGGGTGCTCGAATTCGAGCAGAGCGAGGCGCGTCGTCCCGACCCGCTAATGGGCTGGACCGGCAGCGGCGACACGCAGGCGCAGGTCACGCTGACCTTCCCGGACAAGGATGCGGCTAAGGCCTATGCCGAAAAGCACGCCATCCCCGCGCGCGTCCACGCGACCCCGCCGCGCCGCCTGAAACTGCAGGCCTACGCCGACAATTTCCGCTGA
- the hrpB gene encoding ATP-dependent helicase HrpB has protein sequence MDRLPIEDVLPDLLAALRDTGAAVLVAPPGAGKTTMVAPALLGEEWCSGQVILLSPRRVAARAAAERMAQLLGEKAGETVGYVTRMDSRQSARTRVLVMTEAIFVNRIVADPELDGVSAVLFDEAHERHVDSDLGLALALESRAVLREHLRVVVMSATIDGARFADLLGEGAPVVESEGRSHDLRIAWLGASPDARLEDAMASAILTAWKEESGDILAFLPGVGEIERTRERLEARLPQTPVLPLHGQVLPADQRRAIARDAQGRRRIVLATAIAETSLTLDGVSVVVDSGLSRRAEFDRAAGTAHLVTVAASRASADQRAGRAARQGPGVAYRLWNEAAHRGRPEFDPPEIETVDLAPLALTLASWGTVDAGELRWLDPPPEASLASARARLQALGALDASGAITPSGKRIASLPLDPSGAAAVLYGAGAGQALATAKLVLLAQERGLGGRGEDLLQRLQRWDGNRSARADAARKLAQRWASAAERMIDGPGGGDRSAVACLALARSDFVARRRDASGEDWLSAGGRGYRLDPASSLARAEWLVIADAQGSAGGARITAAAEIEASEIERHFRDALEERTVARWNAGENRVEARRERRLGAIVLASGPDPAPDPDAIVDILVEKALEKLGTLLPSGLLERARFAGVEALSAETLAARADEWLRPLLQGRRDLDLPPGRFGDAALGLLGWDERQALDRDAPLRFETPAGTSHAIDYAGDDAPGVEVRVQALFGLERHPQIGPQGRGTPLLLKLTSPAGRPIQSTRDLPGFWRGSWDDVRKDMKGRYPKHRWPDEPWAEKPSLKTKNAFAKSGGGT, from the coding sequence ATGGACCGCCTGCCGATTGAGGACGTCCTGCCGGACCTGCTGGCGGCGCTCCGCGACACCGGCGCGGCGGTGCTGGTCGCGCCGCCCGGCGCGGGCAAGACGACCATGGTCGCGCCGGCGCTGCTGGGCGAGGAATGGTGCAGCGGGCAAGTGATCCTGCTCAGCCCGCGGCGGGTCGCGGCCCGCGCGGCGGCCGAACGGATGGCGCAATTGCTGGGCGAGAAGGCCGGCGAGACGGTCGGTTACGTGACTCGCATGGACAGCCGCCAGTCCGCCCGGACGCGCGTGCTGGTCATGACCGAAGCGATCTTCGTCAACCGCATCGTGGCCGATCCCGAACTGGACGGCGTGTCCGCGGTCCTGTTCGACGAGGCGCACGAGCGCCATGTCGACAGCGACCTGGGCCTCGCGCTCGCACTGGAAAGCCGCGCCGTGCTGCGCGAGCATCTGCGCGTGGTGGTCATGTCCGCCACCATCGACGGCGCGCGCTTCGCGGACCTGCTGGGGGAAGGGGCGCCGGTCGTGGAAAGCGAAGGTCGTTCGCACGATCTGCGCATCGCCTGGCTGGGCGCCTCGCCCGACGCGCGGCTGGAGGATGCGATGGCATCCGCCATTCTGACCGCCTGGAAGGAAGAGAGCGGGGACATCCTGGCCTTCCTGCCCGGCGTGGGCGAGATCGAGCGCACGCGCGAGCGGCTGGAAGCCCGGTTGCCGCAAACGCCCGTCCTGCCACTACATGGCCAGGTCCTGCCCGCCGACCAGCGCCGCGCCATCGCGCGCGACGCGCAGGGGCGCCGCCGGATCGTGCTGGCGACGGCGATCGCGGAAACCTCGCTCACGCTGGACGGAGTCAGCGTCGTGGTGGACAGCGGCCTGTCGCGCCGGGCGGAATTCGACCGGGCCGCGGGCACGGCGCATCTGGTGACGGTGGCGGCCAGCCGCGCTTCCGCCGACCAGCGCGCCGGACGCGCCGCGCGGCAAGGGCCGGGCGTCGCCTATCGCCTGTGGAACGAGGCGGCGCATCGCGGTCGCCCGGAATTCGACCCGCCGGAGATCGAGACGGTGGACCTCGCGCCGCTGGCGCTGACGCTGGCGTCGTGGGGAACGGTGGATGCAGGGGAGCTTCGCTGGCTCGATCCGCCGCCGGAGGCATCGCTGGCATCGGCCCGGGCGCGCTTGCAGGCACTCGGCGCGTTGGATGCGAGCGGCGCGATAACCCCGTCCGGCAAACGAATTGCCAGCCTGCCGCTCGACCCGTCAGGGGCGGCGGCAGTCCTCTACGGGGCCGGGGCGGGGCAGGCCCTCGCCACGGCGAAGCTCGTCCTGCTGGCACAGGAACGCGGGCTGGGCGGCCGCGGCGAGGACCTGCTGCAGCGCCTGCAGCGTTGGGATGGCAACCGGTCGGCGCGGGCCGATGCGGCGCGCAAGCTGGCGCAGCGCTGGGCCTCGGCGGCGGAACGCATGATCGATGGCCCGGGCGGCGGGGACCGATCGGCTGTCGCCTGCCTCGCGCTGGCCCGGTCCGATTTCGTGGCGCGCCGGCGCGATGCTTCGGGCGAAGACTGGCTGTCCGCGGGCGGGCGCGGCTACCGGCTCGACCCGGCATCGTCGCTGGCGCGGGCGGAATGGCTGGTCATTGCCGATGCGCAAGGGTCCGCCGGCGGCGCGCGCATCACGGCAGCAGCCGAGATCGAGGCGAGCGAGATCGAACGCCATTTTCGGGACGCGCTGGAAGAACGCACCGTCGCGCGCTGGAACGCGGGCGAGAACCGGGTCGAGGCGCGGCGCGAACGCAGGCTGGGCGCGATCGTTCTGGCGAGCGGTCCCGACCCCGCTCCGGACCCGGATGCCATTGTGGACATCCTTGTGGAAAAGGCTCTGGAAAAGCTGGGGACGCTGCTGCCGTCGGGACTGCTGGAGCGCGCGCGTTTCGCCGGGGTGGAGGCGCTTTCGGCGGAAACGCTGGCGGCCCGCGCCGACGAATGGCTGCGCCCGTTGCTGCAAGGGCGGCGCGACCTCGACCTGCCGCCCGGCCGCTTCGGGGATGCCGCGCTCGGCCTGCTGGGATGGGACGAGCGGCAGGCGCTCGACCGCGATGCGCCGTTGCGGTTCGAAACCCCGGCCGGGACCAGCCACGCGATCGACTATGCGGGCGACGATGCCCCCGGCGTCGAAGTGCGGGTGCAGGCGCTGTTCGGTCTCGAACGCCATCCGCAGATCGGTCCGCAGGGACGCGGCACGCCGCTGCTGCTCAAACTGACGAGCCCTGCCGGACGCCCGATCCAGTCCACCCGCGACCTGCCGGGCTTCTGGCGCGGCAGCTGGGACGATGTGCGCAAGGACATGAAGGGCCGCTATCCCAAGCATCGCTGGCCCGACGAACCCTGGGCCGAAAAGCCGAGCCTCAAGACGAAGAACGCCTTTGCAAAATCCGGCGGCGGAACTTAG
- a CDS encoding helix-turn-helix transcriptional regulator produces MGKRPPITNRVRELRDVHGAMSQAALGEAVGVTRQTIIAIEQGRYSPSLETAFRIARLFGAGVEDVFGWEG; encoded by the coding sequence ATGGGCAAGCGCCCGCCGATCACCAACCGGGTGCGCGAATTGCGCGATGTGCACGGGGCCATGAGCCAGGCGGCGCTGGGCGAGGCGGTGGGCGTGACGCGCCAGACGATCATCGCGATCGAGCAGGGTCGCTATTCCCCCAGCCTGGAAACGGCCTTCCGCATCGCGCGCCTGTTCGGCGCGGGCGTGGAAGACGTTTTCGGGTGGGAGGGCTGA
- a CDS encoding polyprenyl synthetase family protein has product MTAEIVPMPRSRPTLDPMMALTAQGMNAVNAVILDRMQSEIPLIPSLAGHLIAGGGKRLRPMLTLAGAELVGYNGTRHHKLAAAVEFIHTATLLHDDVVDGSELRRGKAAANIIFGNPATVLVGDFLFSRAFELMTEDGSLRVLKILSSASAIIAEGEVSQLTAQRQIETSEERYLNIIQAKTAALFAAASRIAAVVAECDERQEQALDEYGRNLGVAFQLVDDAIDYDSEASEMGKARGDDFREGKMTLPVILAYARGDEPERAFWRDAIAGRKAGDGDLSRATALINKHGALAATRERARHFAERAIDAISIFPDSGARQAMAEAAQFAVSRGY; this is encoded by the coding sequence ATGACAGCTGAAATCGTCCCCATGCCGCGGTCCCGGCCGACGCTCGATCCCATGATGGCGCTTACCGCGCAGGGGATGAATGCCGTGAACGCGGTGATCCTCGACCGGATGCAGAGCGAGATCCCGCTCATCCCCTCGCTCGCCGGACACCTGATCGCGGGCGGCGGCAAGCGGCTGCGCCCGATGCTCACGCTCGCCGGGGCGGAGCTCGTCGGATACAACGGCACGCGCCACCACAAGCTCGCCGCGGCGGTCGAATTCATCCACACCGCCACGCTGCTGCATGACGACGTGGTCGACGGTAGCGAACTGCGCCGCGGGAAGGCCGCGGCCAACATCATCTTCGGCAATCCGGCCACGGTGCTGGTCGGCGATTTCCTGTTCAGCCGCGCGTTCGAACTGATGACCGAGGACGGATCGCTGCGCGTGCTCAAGATCCTCTCCAGCGCCAGCGCCATCATCGCCGAAGGCGAGGTCAGCCAGCTGACCGCGCAGCGCCAGATCGAGACGAGCGAGGAACGCTATCTCAACATCATCCAGGCGAAGACCGCGGCGCTGTTCGCGGCCGCCAGCCGGATCGCCGCCGTGGTCGCCGAATGCGACGAGCGGCAGGAGCAGGCGCTGGACGAATACGGCCGCAATCTCGGCGTCGCCTTCCAGCTGGTGGACGACGCGATCGACTACGATTCCGAAGCGAGCGAGATGGGCAAGGCGCGCGGGGACGATTTCCGCGAAGGCAAGATGACCCTGCCGGTGATCCTCGCCTATGCCCGCGGAGACGAGCCGGAGCGGGCTTTCTGGCGCGATGCGATCGCCGGCCGCAAGGCAGGCGACGGGGACCTGTCGCGCGCCACCGCGCTCATCAACAAGCACGGCGCGCTCGCCGCCACCCGCGAACGCGCACGGCATTTCGCGGAACGGGCGATAGACGCGATTTCGATATTCCCGGACTCCGGTGCGCGGCAGGCGATGGCCGAAGCCGCGCAGTTCGCGGTTTCGCGCGGCTACTGA